The nucleotide window CCTCAAGCCACGCTTCGACGGCAATGGGCGAGCCTTTTTCGAGAAACCGCACGCAGTTTTCGGCCACCGTTCCCCAGACAATCACGGAGTGCCAATCGGTGAACTCGTCCCATGTCTTTGATTCTTTATTAAACGATCGGCGATGGGTCGCAATACTGAGAAACGTATAACTTTTCCCATTTTTACTTTTCTGAAGAACCGGTGATCGACCGATATTGCCCGCGATAAATAATTTGCTGATTCCACTCATAGAACCTCCTGTGCAGGGAGGGTCTTGCAATTTGAAACCATCGCGCTGGGCTTAGGCCCTCTCAGTTGAGGGACTAAGATTTTAAATTCGGACGAATAGTTTTAAAAACTGAACTTTATAAACTGAACGTAAAGAAAGTGCTGTAGTCGTCTCT belongs to Bdellovibrionales bacterium and includes:
- a CDS encoding single-stranded DNA-binding protein — encoded protein: MSGISKLFIAGNIGRSPVLQKSKNGKSYTFLSIATHRRSFNKESKTWDEFTDWHSVIVWGTVAENCVRFLEKGSPIAVEAWLEVTAEGKTLIRAEEVQFLGVRTREKRMEAASELTQ